Sequence from the Streptosporangium brasiliense genome:
AGCTCTTCGACAGGGGGGTCAAGGTCGTCGGCGTGCCGAAGACGATCGACAACGACCTCAGCGCCACCGACTACACCTTCGGCTTCGACACCGCCGTCAACATCGCCACCGAGGCGATCGACCGGCTCCACACCACCGCCGAGTCCCACCACCGCGCGCTGATCTGTGAGGTCATGGGGCGCCACGCGGGCTGGATCGCCCTGCACGCCGGCATGGCCGGGGGCGCCAACGTCATCCTCATCCCGGAGAAGCCCTTCGACATCGACCGGGTCTGCGCCTACGTCGAGTCCCGTTTCAAGACCCGTTACGCGCCGATCGTCGTGGTGGCCGAGGGCGCGCACCCGATCGAGGGCCAGATGGCGCTCCAGGCGGGTGAGCTCGACTCGTTCGGCCACGTCCGGCTGGGCGGCATCGGAGAGGTGCTCGCCAAGGAGATCGAGAAGCGGACCGGCAAGGAGGCCCGCACCACCGTGCTCGGCCACATCCAGCGCGGCGGCACGCCGACGGCCTTCGACCGGGTGCTGGCCACCCGGTTCGGCCTGCAGGCCATCGACGCCGTGCACGACGGCCACTTCGGCATCATGGTCGCGCTGCAGGGCACCGACATCGTCAGGGTCGCCCTCGCCGAGGCCACCAAGGAGCTGAAGACCGTGCCGGTCGGCCGCTACGAGGAGGCCGAGGTCTTCTTCGGCTGACAGGTCCGCGACGGGACGTGAGAGAAGGGGCCGCCCCGGTGGGGCGGCCCCTTCCGCTCTCCGCGGGCCCTTCCGGTCTCCGCGGGCCCTTCCGCTTCCTGTGGGCCCTTCCGCGACCCCTCCGCTCTCCGCCGGTACGGCCGCCGGTACGGCCGGCATCGGGTCTTCCATGTCCTTCTGGGTGAGAACTGTGTTCTCGTGGCCGGAAATTGGTGAACGACCGCTGTTGAGAACTGCTCCGCGGGGCAGCCGGAGACATCGCGTGCGGAGCCGGGGCGGACCGTGGCGGTGGCCCCGGCCCGTCAGCCGGATATTCACGTGATCGGCTCGGGGTGTCGCTTACGCGCCCGTGACCCTGACCGGCCCGCCCGCCGTCCCGTCTCCCATTGCCTCCACCCCGGCAATAATGACTCCAGGTAATTGTTCGATCGCTCTGGGTGGCCATTCGAGGCCGGGAAGTAATCACACCGAAACCGAGCCTTTTGCCTCACTGGGATGACCCTCCCAGTTCTCCTCAACTAGCGTCGAATTCAGGTTCCGCGCCGTGTCGGCGTCTTCCGTGATACCGGTCCGGCGTTTTCATCGCCCGGGTATCGCCCGGACGCGTCCAACGCGACATGGAGTGATCTCTATGACCAAGGCCAGAAACGCTCTCGCCGCTGGTGTGATGGTGGCCTCTGCCCTCATCGCTCCCGCGACGCTGCCGGCTCAGTCTGCCGGCGCCAGCACCTCGGGCGTGACCGCGGCCACGACCGTCACCACTTCCCTGCTGACCCCGGCGGCACGTCCGCCGCGGAAGCGCAACAATAACAACAACAACAATAACAACAACAACGGAGGCGGGAACAACAACAACAACAATAACAACAACAACGGCCGAGGTAACAACAACAATAACAATAACAACAATAACAACGGCCGGGGCAACAACAATAACAACAACAACAATAATAACAACGGCAGGGGGAACAACAACAACAATAACAACAACAATAACGGAGGCGGGAACAACAACAATAACAACAACAACAACAACGGCAGAGGCAACAACAATAACAACAACAACAACAATAATGGAGGCGGGAACAACAACAATAACAACAACAATAACAACGGAGGCGGGAACAACAACAACAATAACAACAACAACAACCTGCGGGGCGGGAACAACAACAACAATAACAACAACAACTAGGTCCGCCCGGACAGGTGAAGGACTCTCCCGCCGGCCTTGCGGAACGGCCCGGACGGGAGAGAGATCGAAAAGACCGAGAACGTCCGCGGTGAGGCCGTCAGGGCGTGCTCGGCACAGAAGGCGGAATCCGCCTCGGAAGGCGAGGGCTGCCTGCGTGGTCGCTCCGCCGCATTCCAGAGCAACCGCTGCGGCGGGGGCCGTACAGAGAAAAGCCGTACAGAGAAAAGAAGAGCCGCCCGTCATGACCTTTGACGGAGAGAGGACCGGCCCGTGGGGGCATCGGAATCGGAGCCGGGTGGCATGGCGTGATCGCCGAGGTCGGCGGCGCCGCGCGTCGGCGCCATCCCGCGGACCCGGCTGGCCGTCAGGTGGGCGCGGAGCCGTTGCGCACACCGGATCCCGTGGACACCTGACCTTCCTCCCCCGTTGACGGACGATCGTCCGTCAACGGGGGTTCATCATGCGCCGAGCGTACGGCCCGTCCGCCGGGGCCCCGTTCCGCGTCACGCCGAGCGTTCACCGGATCCGTGCCGGGTCGGGCCGCCGTGCCGGGATGAGTCCCCGTGCCGGGTCGGGCCGCCGCGCCGGTGCGAGTCCCCGTGCCGCGTCGAGCCCCGGTGCCGCTCCGGACGGTCGTGAGGCGGACTAAAGTGACTAGGTCGAGGCGTTGTCTTGAGGCGGTTACGCGCCACACTGGGCGGTAGGCCCGTATTTCCCCCGAACTTCACTGTTCCACCGGAGGTTGCAGCATGACCATGTCCGCCTTGGGAGAGCCCTGCGTTCTGCTCAAACTGGGCGAGGTCGTCCTCAAAGGAAACAACCGCGAGCTCTTCGAGCAGCGGCTGCAGGCCAACATCAAGGCGGCCCTGAAGGACTTCGACTTCAAGGTGGACGTGCGCCAGCGCCACGGCGTCATCGCGCTCTTCCTGCCGGACGGCACCGCGCCCGCGGTCGCCGACGCGGTCGCCGAGCGGGTCTCCTACGTCCCCGGCCTGGTCTGGATCCACCGCGCCTGGCGGGTGGAGAAGGACCCGGGCGCGGTCACCAAGGCGGCGATCGAGCTGCTGGCCGACCGGGAGGACGTCAGGCGCGGCGTCTCCTTCGCGGTCCGCTCCCGCCGCCGCGACAAGCGCTTCCCGATGACCTCGATGGAGATGGACCGCTCGATCGGCGGCGAGCTCAACGACATCTACGGCCTGCCGGTCGATCTGAAGAACCCCGAGCTGGTCGTCTCCATCGAGGTCGACCGGGACGAGGTCTTCGTCTTCACCGGCGGCACCCCCGGTCAGGGCGGCCTGCCGGTCGGCACCAGTGGCCGCGGCCTGGTCCTGATGTCCGGCGGCATCGACTCGCCGGTGGCCGCCTACCGGATGATGCGCCGCGGCCTGCGCGTGGACTTCCTGCACTTCTCCGGCATCCCGTTCACGACGTCGGAGTCCATCTACAAGGCGTATGCCCTGGTGCGCGCCCTGGACAAGTTCCAGGGCAGGTCCCGGCTCTGGGTCGTCCCGTTCGGCAAGGCCCAGCAGTCCATCAAGTCCTCCGGTCAGGACCGGCTCGCGGTCATCTCCCAGCGCCGCCTGATGCTCAAGACCGCCGAGGAGGTCGCCCGCCGCCTCCGGGCCGGAGCGCTGATCACCGGTGACTCCCTGGGCCAGGTCTCCTCCCAGACCCTGCAGAACATCACCGCCCAGGACGACGCGGTCGACCTGCCGATCCTGCGGCCGCTCATCGGCCTGGACAAGACCGAGATCATGGCCGAGGCCCGCCGTATCGGCACCCTGGAGATCTCCGAGCTGCCCGACGAGGACTGCTGCACGCTCCTGGCGCCCCGCCGAGCCGAGACCGCCGCCAAGATCGCGGACCTGCGGCAGATCGAGAAGCGTCTCGACGCCGAGGAGCTGGCCGTCCAGCTCGCCGGATCCCTCCAGGAGTACAAGCTGGAGGGCTGAGCCCGTCCCGCCGGCGCGGATCCCCGCCGGAGGTGGGTCCGGTCATCCGTGGGCGCGGCCGGCGGCTTGTGGCGCCGGCCGCGCCGGGAGAAACGGGCGCTCGTGGCGTGGCTGAAACGCGGGGTCGGACATGGGCGACGGTCAGGCGGACGCCAGGGCGTCGCCGGCCGCGGTCCTGCCCACCAGCGGCGGGAACTCGCGGATCACCCGGGCGAGCTCGTCCAGGTCACCGTCGACCAGGGCCTGGGGGCCGTCGCAGAGGGCCTGCTCGGGGTGGGGGTGGACGTCGATGATCACGCCGTCGGCGCCGACCGCGATGGCGGCGCGGGTGAGCGGCAGGACCAGGTCGCGCCGGCCGCCGGAGTGGGACGGGTCGACGATGACCGGCAGGTGCGACAGGCGCTGGGCGACCGGGACGGCGGAGACGTCCAGCGTGTTGCGGGTGGCGGTCTCGAAGGTGCGGATGCCGCGCTCGCACAGCACGATGTCGAGATTGCCGCGCTGGGCGATGTATTCGGCGGCCATCAGCCACTCCTCGATGGTGGCGTTCATGCCGCGCTTGAGCATGACCGGCTTGCCGACGCCGCCGACCGCCTGCAGCAGCGCGAAGTTCTGCGCGTTGCGGGTGCCGATCTGCAGCATGTCGGCGTAGGAGGCGACCAGCTCGACGTCGTGGGCGTCCACGACCTCGGTCACGATGGGCAGGCCGGTCTGCTCGCGCACGTCGGCGAGGATGCGCAGACCCGCCTCGCCCAGCCCCTGGAAGGCGTAGGGGGAGGTGCGGGGCTTGTAGGCGCCGCCGCGCAGCAGGGTGGCCCCGGCGGCCTTGGCCATCTCGGCCGCCTCCAGGGTCTGCTGGGGGGTCTCCACCGCGCAGGGGCCGGCGATCAGGGTGACGGTGCCGGGGCCGATCGGCACGCCGCCGACCCGGATCGTGGACCGCTCGGGGTGGTTGTCACGGCTGACCAGCTTGTAGGGGGCGGTCACCCGCATCACGTCGGCCACCCCGCGCATGCCGCGCAGGTCGAGCGCGCTGAACTGGGCGACGTCGCCCACCAGCCCGATGATCGTACGGCTCACGCCGCGGCTGACGAACGCCTCGCCGCCCGCCGCGCCGATGGTCTCCACGATCGCCTCGATGTCCGCGGGGGCGGCATCCGGGCCCATGACGATGACCATGTCTCTCCTTCGATGAAAAGGTCCGTGAACGCAGAAGGCCCCGGGTCCGTAACGGACCCGGGGCCTTCGTTCGCCTGGCTGTCAGCGCAGCATCTGGCGGCGAACGGTCCGACCCACGGGTCCGTCGCCATACCAAAACCAGAACGCAGTACGCATCGCCGGCAATAGTAGCGCACCGCCGGGACACGCCGGCCCGCCGGCCGGGAGCGGCCGCCGGCGTCCGGACCGCGGCGGGCGCCCCGCGCCGACAC
This genomic interval carries:
- the thiI gene encoding tRNA uracil 4-sulfurtransferase ThiI — encoded protein: MTMSALGEPCVLLKLGEVVLKGNNRELFEQRLQANIKAALKDFDFKVDVRQRHGVIALFLPDGTAPAVADAVAERVSYVPGLVWIHRAWRVEKDPGAVTKAAIELLADREDVRRGVSFAVRSRRRDKRFPMTSMEMDRSIGGELNDIYGLPVDLKNPELVVSIEVDRDEVFVFTGGTPGQGGLPVGTSGRGLVLMSGGIDSPVAAYRMMRRGLRVDFLHFSGIPFTTSESIYKAYALVRALDKFQGRSRLWVVPFGKAQQSIKSSGQDRLAVISQRRLMLKTAEEVARRLRAGALITGDSLGQVSSQTLQNITAQDDAVDLPILRPLIGLDKTEIMAEARRIGTLEISELPDEDCCTLLAPRRAETAAKIADLRQIEKRLDAEELAVQLAGSLQEYKLEG
- the aroF gene encoding 3-deoxy-7-phosphoheptulonate synthase → MVIVMGPDAAPADIEAIVETIGAAGGEAFVSRGVSRTIIGLVGDVAQFSALDLRGMRGVADVMRVTAPYKLVSRDNHPERSTIRVGGVPIGPGTVTLIAGPCAVETPQQTLEAAEMAKAAGATLLRGGAYKPRTSPYAFQGLGEAGLRILADVREQTGLPIVTEVVDAHDVELVASYADMLQIGTRNAQNFALLQAVGGVGKPVMLKRGMNATIEEWLMAAEYIAQRGNLDIVLCERGIRTFETATRNTLDVSAVPVAQRLSHLPVIVDPSHSGGRRDLVLPLTRAAIAVGADGVIIDVHPHPEQALCDGPQALVDGDLDELARVIREFPPLVGRTAAGDALASA
- a CDS encoding 6-phosphofructokinase, with protein sequence MRIGVLTGGGDCPGLNAVIRAVVRKGTSVYGHEFIGFRDGWRGPLEGDTMPLDIQAVRGILPRGGTILGSSRTNPIKIDGGVEKIKDNLAETGVDALIAIGGEDTLGVAKQLFDRGVKVVGVPKTIDNDLSATDYTFGFDTAVNIATEAIDRLHTTAESHHRALICEVMGRHAGWIALHAGMAGGANVILIPEKPFDIDRVCAYVESRFKTRYAPIVVVAEGAHPIEGQMALQAGELDSFGHVRLGGIGEVLAKEIEKRTGKEARTTVLGHIQRGGTPTAFDRVLATRFGLQAIDAVHDGHFGIMVALQGTDIVRVALAEATKELKTVPVGRYEEAEVFFG